The Opitutales bacterium ASA1 genome window below encodes:
- a CDS encoding DMT family transporter — MAALLLAPFAGGSLVRLRRGELVQGLGLAAFMSAGLLLQMDGLQHTTASTSAFLSQGYVVLVPLVVFARRREWPSPRVVVAVLLVVLGCAVLADVDWRTLRMGRGEAETLLSTVFFTGQILWLERGVFRFNRALVVTCVMFVATALVFLVAAVLLAPAPSAVVTPFASVAWSTGSVCLAVFCTAGALTLMNAFQRRVTATEAGLIYAGEPVWASGLALFLPAVLAAWGGFEYANESMSLRLALGGTLICAANVAMHLRWVPRRRVVGVADQ, encoded by the coding sequence ATGGCGGCGCTGTTGTTGGCACCGTTCGCAGGAGGATCGCTCGTGCGGTTGCGGCGAGGCGAGCTGGTGCAGGGGTTGGGCCTAGCGGCGTTCATGTCGGCCGGGCTCTTGCTCCAGATGGACGGGTTGCAGCACACGACCGCGTCGACTTCGGCGTTCTTGTCTCAAGGCTACGTCGTGTTGGTGCCGCTGGTCGTGTTTGCGCGTCGGCGCGAGTGGCCGTCGCCGCGGGTGGTGGTGGCCGTGCTGTTGGTCGTGCTCGGTTGCGCGGTGCTCGCCGACGTGGATTGGCGGACGCTGCGGATGGGACGGGGTGAAGCGGAGACGTTGCTGTCGACCGTCTTCTTCACCGGGCAGATCCTCTGGCTGGAGCGCGGGGTGTTCCGATTCAATCGCGCGTTGGTCGTGACGTGCGTCATGTTCGTGGCGACGGCACTGGTTTTTCTCGTGGCGGCGGTGCTGTTGGCCCCTGCTCCGTCGGCCGTCGTGACGCCTTTCGCGTCGGTAGCGTGGTCGACGGGGAGCGTGTGTTTGGCGGTGTTTTGTACGGCCGGGGCACTGACCCTGATGAACGCCTTCCAACGTCGTGTGACGGCGACCGAGGCCGGATTGATCTACGCGGGCGAGCCGGTTTGGGCGTCGGGGTTGGCTCTCTTCTTGCCGGCCGTGTTGGCGGCGTGGGGCGGCTTCGAGTATGCAAACGAGTCGATGAGTCTACGGCTCGCACTCGGCGGCACTTTGATTTGTGCGGCCAACGTGGCGATGCACCTTCGGTGGGTGCCGCGTCGGAGGGTGGTCGGCGTCGCGGACCAATGA